The following proteins are co-located in the Ammospiza caudacuta isolate bAmmCau1 chromosome 20, bAmmCau1.pri, whole genome shotgun sequence genome:
- the TBX2 gene encoding T-box transcription factor TBX2 produces the protein MRDPAFPGTAMAYHPFHAPRPADFPMSAFLAAAQPSFFPALALPPAALAKPMPDPGLAGAAEAGLHVSALGHHHQAAHLRSLKSLEPEEEVEDDPKVTLEAKELWDQFHKLGTEMVITKSGRRMFPPFKVRVSGLDKKAKYILLMDIVAADDCRYKFHNSRWMVAGKADPEMPKRMYIHPDSPATGEQWMAKPVAFHKLKLTNNISDKHGFTILNSMHKYQPRFHIVRANDILKLPYSTFRTYVFPETDFIAVTAYQNDKITQLKIDNNPFAKGFRDTGNGRREKRKQLSLPSLRMYEEPCKPDRDGGESDASSCEPSAVRDALHSPVGALPSPLRLKGSGREEKPGADSDTEAEKVPEERPVAAASPSAEDATPRGSPRCPEERSKERHSPEKAKDGASPREAPGEGLFGARGLEKDKVEGRRKETEPGKKDTEGGGLGKEAFAPLMVHTDSPPHLSTGHLQSLALSGLHGQQFFSPLGAGQPLFIHPGQFAMAPGAFSAMGMGHLLASVTGGGSLENGALSSAPGAAGTATPFPFHLSQHMLASQGIPMPTFGGLFPYPYTYMAAAAAAASAMPATSAAAAAGPLSRNPFLGSSRPRLRFSPYQLPVGIPPSTNLLTTGLPASLSAEGSKGGGSSREPSPLPEPPLHKGGAQRSAASPKGSLKESLNELQNIQRLVSGLESQRELSPGRESPK, from the exons ATGAGAGATCCAGCCTTCCCAGGGACTGCCATGGCTTACCACCCCTTCCACGCACCCCGGCCGGCTGACTTCCCCATGTCCGCTTTCCTCGCAGCCGCCCAGCCGTCCTTTTTCCcggctctggctctgcctccGGCGGCGTTGGCGAAGCCCATGCCGGACCCGGGGCTGGCCGGGGCGGCCGAGGCCGGGCTGCACGTCTCGGCCCTGGGACACCACCACCAAGCCGCCCATCTGCGCTCGCTCAAAAGCCTGGAACCCGAGGAGGAGGTCGAGGACGACCCCAAAGTAACGCTGGAAGCCAAAGAGCTTTGGGACCAGTTCCACAAGCTGGGCACCGAGATGGTGATCACCAAGTCCGGGAG GAGGATGTTCCCCCCGTTCAAGGTGCGGGTGAGCGGCCTGGACAAGAAGGCCAAGTACATTTTGCTGATGGATATAGTGGCGGCCGACGACTGCCGGTACAAATTCCACAACTCCCGCTGGATGGTGGCTGGCAAGGCCGACCCGGAGATGCCCAAGCGCATGTACATCCACCCCGACAGCCCGGCCACGGGGGAGCAGTGGATGGCCAAACCTGTTGCCTTTCACAAGCTCAAGCTCACCAACAACATCTCGGATAAGCACGGCTTT ACCATCCTGAACTCCATGCACAAGTACCAGCCCAGGTTCCACATCGTCCGGGCCAACGACATCCTCAAGCTGCCCTACAGCACCTTCCGCACCTACGTGTTCCCCGAGACCGACTTCATCGCCGTCACTGCCTACCAGAACGACAAG ATCACGCAGCTGAAAATCGATAACAACCCCTTCGCCAAGGGCTTTCGGGACACGGGCAATGGCCGGCGGGAGAAGAG GAAGCAGCTCTCGCTGCCGTCCCTGCGGATGTACGAGGAGCCCTGCAAGCCCGACCGCGACGGGGGAGAGTCGGACGCCTCGTCGTGCGAGCCCTCGGCCGTGCGCGATGCCCTGCACTCGCCCGTGGGCGCCCTGCCCAGCCCCCTGCGCCTCAAGGGCAGCGGCAGAG AGGAGAAGCCAGGGGCTGACAGCGACACGGAGGCGGAGAAGGTGCCCGAGGAGCGGCCggtggcagcagccagccccagcGCCGAGGACGCGACGCCCCGGGGCAGCCCCCGGTGCCCGGAGGAGCGGAGCAAGGAGAGGCACAGCCCGGAGAAAGCCAAGGACGGGGCATCCCCCCGGGAGGCTCCTGGCGAGGGCCTGTTCGGCGCACGGGGCCTGGAGAAGGACAAggtggagggaaggaggaaagagaCGGAGCCGGGCAAGAAGGACACGGAGGGCGGCGGGCTGGGCAAGGAGGCGTTCGCGCCGCTGATGGTGCACACGGACAGCCCCCCGCACCTGAGCACCGggcacctgcagagcctggcGCTCTCTGGCCTCCACGGGCAGCAGTTCTTCAGCCCGCTGGGCGCCGGGCAGCCCCTCTTCATCCACCCGGGACAGTTTGCCATGGCGCCCGGCGCCTTCTCGGCCATGGGCATGGGACACTTGCTGGCCTCGGTGACCGGCGGGGGCAGCCTGGAGAACGGAGCCCTCTCGTCCGCCCCGGGCGCAGCAGGGACGGCCACCCCCTTCCCTTTCCACCTCTCCCAGCACATGTTGGCCTCTCAG GGAATCCCGATGCCCACCTTCGGCGGACTCTTCCCCTACCCCTACACCTACATGGCAGCGGCCGCAGCCGCCGCCTCGGCCATGCCGGCCACCAGCGCTgcggccgcggcggggccgctgTCCCGCAACCccttcctgggcagcagccggccccgCCTGCGCTTCAGCCCCTACCAGCTGCCGGTGGGCATCCCGCCCAGCACCAACCTGCTGACCACCGGCCTGCCCGCCAGCCTCAGCGCCGAGGGCTCCaagggcggcggcagcagccGGGAGCCCAGCCCGCTGCCCGAGCCGCCCCTGCACAAGGGGGGCGCCCAGCGCTCCGCCGCCTCCCCCAAGGGCTCCCTGAAGGAGTCGCTCAATGAACTGCAGAACATCCAGAGACTGGTGAGCGGGCTGGAGAGCCAGCGGGAGCTGTCCCCGGGCAGGGAGTCCCCGAAGTga